The DNA region GTAATGGTTTGAAACATTATGAAAACATGATCATGAAATTTAGAAGAATGTTATAAGAACATACAAACCTGACTTGTTAATTGGTCTGCCAAGAAAAAATCTGGAAGATTAACCTGCAAAATTTAGATGGAACGTTGAGAGATTTATCGATGTTTTTACTTTAGCGGGGAACAGTGGATATGCTTGAGTAAAATACCTTGTAGAGTGGCGCAGCAATGCAACGGAATACAACCGTGAGGAAAAAGACTCGGCTTGACCGATAAAAAATGTTGAAGGGACAGAAAAAAATAGCTATCACTAGCTGCAAAACATTGTACAAACCAAAAGTGTTAACATAATGATTTAagtttctttttggttattatGATGAACAACTTACAGCTAGaacaaaaaagggaagaagTTCAGTCATGGCCTTGTAGTCATTAGTGTTAGGATCCATCTCCATGTCAAGGTTTATTAGAACAGCGCAAAGAGCAAGCGTGCCTAGACCAAAGCTTAGAAGCAGAACATGTCTGTAACCAAGCTCTGTTCCTTCTTTGAATCCGAATATAAACGGGTAGTTCACTCGATATCGCTTCCAAAAGTATATGTTTGAAGCATACATGATCATGTGCAGAACCACAAATGCAAACAAACTGAAAAATAAGGTTCTTGTCAGCAAGAACATAGTGATTCAATTAGAGAGTAAGGTAAATTATGTAATTTGTTTGAACCTGTATAGAGGGAACATTGTCTCCATGTAGAGAGAATGTCCAACCGCGCCTAATAAATTACGAGCATGAGTGAACATGACGAGAGCAACCACTAGAGAGACTGTGCAACCGACGAAAAATCCTGAGAAACATTTTGGAAAGATTTTGATTAGTTACTCATGAACTACTGTTAGAAAACCTATGCGATTTTGGGAAATCTTTTAGTATTACCAGTAGAAAACGTTATtcgatgtttttcttttttcacttttggTCTTAAGAGATTCATTCCTTTGCTTCGATTCAAACCGGTGAAATGCTCAACGAAGATAGACTCAACTCTCACCATAAGCTTGTTGATCTGTTACATTAAATcaagttttattataaaaaaaaaggtttattaaaagaagataaataagtTTTGTGTAGAGATATTGTATTAACCTCATCAGAGCTAGTGAGGTAGGACTTATCTACCATCTCCATGTATGATTTTGCCGCACTTCTTGAAGCAATCTGATAGAAAACATTTAGCAATAGCATATTAATAAGTATcaagaaacttaatattatatattactgATTTAATCAATGTGTTACCTTATCATACTTCTTCATGATCTTTGAAATGGCCAATGTGTTCAAGAAGCTGAATTAATCAAGAACCAAAGCATGCATTTAATTAAAGTAGATCCTTTTTgacttttcatatttttcataagAAGCAACATACCTGTAATTCTGGAGATGTCGAAGCTTGCGATAAAACACGATGAAAACATTCTTAAGCCGTGCTTCTATTTTCTTGAGATTCTCTCTTGTAAATTTGAGCTCTTCTTGGTTAGAGAGCTTGAGGACGTTTTTTATTGTGGAAAGAGGAGTTTCTTGAGTTTTATTTAATCTGATATGGTCAAGAACACTTAACACTTCTGGCACACTCTCTTTCGTTGGATCTCTACCGTTTGATCCATTTCCCTCTACTTTAATTCCCAACTCTTCAGCTAATGTCTTcccttcaaaatcaaaaacaaacaaaaaagattcaaactgtGTGTATTTTTCAGGATACACTTAATAACAAACAATCTCTGAAAAAACGTACTCTGTTCCTTAAAAATAAAAGCATTCATATCAACTGATACTGTTTCAGAGCagttccaagaagaagaagattgctcAACTTTGATTCTGAAAGCAATCAGAGCATCCATTTGTTTGTTCAAAACTGATGCCTCTTTCACCATTTCCTCCACTTTAGACCGGTAAAAATGGTTCACTTTATCGAACTCGAGATCTAGGGCTTTAAAGAAGACAAGCTCTGACTCTCTCCCCGCCTCTGCAACTTCCAATATGGTTGTCTCGTATCTCTCAAACCCATCATCCCCAGTCGTTGCGTACACCAGAATGTCATGAATCTCGGGTTCCCAAGACGAGGAGCTGCGGCTATACCGCTTTGTCAGGCTGCTGAAGTTGCGGCTAGCAGATAGCTTGCGTTTCAAGACACCTGATCTCTCTGATCTTTTTAGTGAAGTTTGGATTTCTTGAAGAATGGATTTGAGACCAGCGTAATCCAGGTAAGCTTGTTGCCATTCTGGAATCATCTGCCTAACAAAATCTTTCCCAAACTTCATATCTGGTTTCGTCGCTCAATTTCTCTGGACTTCTCTGTAAAACTCAAGAATCCAGATCCAAATCAAAAACCACTTTTAGTTGAGATTTACCTCAGTGAAAATTTGGCTGTTGGGTAAGGAAAGAATAGGTTTCGAACAAAAAGGACAAggccaagaaaagaaaaaaaaaaccctatgaaaagcTAATAGGAGGAGAGGAAGAGACTAGAAAGGGTAAGAAGAACAAAGGTGGATTATAAGAATTTGCCAACCATGCAAAAACTTTCAACGAGTCTCTCAGAGTTTATTCAACGACGAGtctcttatattatatatatggtcatacaaatatctctatatatatagattgagagagagagactgagagacAGAGGGATGTTGTCGTTGAGtcacataaaagatttgtaagtAGATTTTATTTCACGtgagaaaaatcaaaggaaTTGAACTGAAACTGAAAAAGACGTTTGGTGGTGGTGGGCTCTTTGGTGTACTGATTGTATCCCTAAAGATGATCTTGTGTTCCGAATGAAGACGAAAATAAATAATGGAATAATAACGAATGTACAAAAAAGTCTTCctctaaattaattataatgggGTTAAAGTGGTTGTTTGCTAATAATaaacatcaaaaaaacaaatttataggaaaagaaaaacaggtGGACGATACACTTTTTGCGTGGACTGATACACTTCCACACTGTTCTAGTGGACAAGACACGGTTCACACAGTGACCAAGACATTTTTTTTACGGTGGATGCTAATACGGATCAATCATATCCATGATTTGATCAATCAGATAAGTGATTTGCAGATTCAATTATCCAACTATGTAAAGTAGtatattttgtctttaataGCTTAGAATACCCTACTTCATCTCTACTTGTGTGTATTAGTTATATACTCCGTTTACGGTGGATGATTCATTTTTTTACGGTGTAGTTAAATACTCAATTCTACGCAAGTTGCAAATTCCAAAATTAGAAACTGCACTTTCAAGAAATCCCTCTTCATGTTGTTATCgcctttcaagtttcaactcaATATCGATTTCCTTATAAACTATATAGACTTCagatattatatatctttaatttcCTTATAACTACCATCATCTAACATACTCTATTAATTTGACTTGATGTGAAATCGCAAcactaaaagaataaaaacgGGTCTGGCTCATGATGTGTCGGTGTGGTAGATATATATTGTATCCAACAACTTTAAACTAACgacagttttgttttgttttttgctttatttgacAAAGGTTAAAGACTACCAacagttcttttgttttttccttttctttcttttcttgtcgtCCAGTACTTACGTTCATACTTCATACCATAACTGTagtttatgtgttttgtttaattaattattagctTACATATATGTATGGATTAATTTCATTCTTTAGGGTAAAAGAAAAGATACAATGTTTTCTTTCAAGAAAATCAATCGCATGAAACTTTATTACAATGCTATTTCAGAatttgggatatatatatatatatatatcatcaacattTAGTTTTGAGGGGCAATGTTTTTGGTAACTACTCTGTTTATATCACTATTTCTTAATTGTTAAAAGAATGAGTCACCTGATAagatgttattgtttttgtttattcgaGAGATCCGTTATTAAAGTCTTCACTAGGTTAGTGCgggttatgtttataaacaaacttatttttgtatatatagtcaaacttatactaattaaaattagtttgatttttagtttggtttattaatgtttgaaaatttgaaataataatagtttcatcaatattttaaaatttgaacaaTATAATGGTTGGATGGCAACAAACTAAGTCAAATAAATGATTGGTCCCGTTAGATTCTATTAAAAACGGGACAGGACGGGACGAAAACATAAATTCTCGAACTCCGGTATggaataaacatatatataattcatagtatatttatatatcatatgttataataaaaatattacaaaattacttgaattctttatttttattatttttatatatggttcACCTATATTAGAttagtttctttgtttctagGTTTGAACATGAGGTACAGCGcaagatattttttgttttactgtattttgaatatatatttttttctcgtattttaaatcttttaagtGTTAGTCAAGGCGTTATAGCATTGTTTTAATTTGACTTGTTATCATATTTACcgttattaaaattaaatttttattatttaataacaaAGTGAATtggtagttttgttttttgtttgtattaatttttattactccacattaatgattttgttttagttttcatatttgtttcttatattgAAAATTTGCAGTATAagcttttattattaaattttcttttattatatatatatatatatatatattcaaagtaCACGAAAAATCCATAAGTCcttaaaatctatattaacatttttgaagtacattttgtgttctaccttttaagttatatttatttacaaagttaatccctacaaaattacacaaaataataactaaaatacgGCAATTTAAAATAGAGTACTCAATTAATATGTCTATAAAATCGTTACACCAATTTGATTACTAATATATCTCTTCAAAATTAATTCTATTTTCCtaaatcagtttttgtttatgcttatacaatctttacatttaacaTCATATTCCTAAATTGACATCTTGAATCTGGTTAAATAAGGGTTAATTCGATGTCAAAATATGGGTTAAATTCTCAGTTAATTATTTGGTTAACACtacaaatattagaatattagacatatcaaattaaggtaatttaactaaattctgtaaaaaattaaattattagcaAAATTGTTTCTTAATCAGataatatcttataaattacttattatgtattttattatttatactaataatgaaaaatccaaataCTACTTAACTAAGGGcttgactggttcaaacgctgcggttgcggttgcggttacgggagattgcggaagcgggcgattgcggttttaagcgttattaagcgttttgaacgactggtttagcggtttaaaattggtgcgtttgcgggaggtttacgactggttgactagcgggtgcaatagcggttggaacataataaatgtgatatctaatatataaatttttaaaaacaccaaaatttttattaaacttgatttataattaaaatttattaaaataataattattccaaaaaaaatcatagtgaaatacttattcctttatgcatttggattttcaccaaaaatttaatcaagtaatttgataaatgacaaaacatatgcttagatcgtagatcttttctcttttctcttagatcgtgggtcagtagttgcatcggtaggaatggtcAAGTGTTAGTTGAGAAGGGTCACTGGtgattgttttaatatttttcataaataatcttatttttttaaatttttgatgaaatattatatttatttagacttttttgaacttatgtgcgatgtgccattaaatttacatcaagttttctgggttattgttaattggaatattattttctttaattgtttattttataatctctgcagtcgtatccgtacttcattttctcccatcaTTAATGAgcaaaatggttagatagaaaatataacaaaaaaaattttcattatcattgatttcttttaagtttttttacaaaaaaaaaaaataaataaataaattccaaccgcaatcgcccgcaaccgcaaacgcttgcgggaagcagcttttggaattcagtggtttggagCAGTTGGAAGCGATTATGAGCGATTGGAAGCGGTTTGTatgattggttccaatcgctagcaaccgctaccacccgcaaacgcagtgtttgcgggaggtagcgggagaaccagtcaacacaTAAATATAACACACAAATAGAAgttaaaattctattatattaaaaaaaaaattagtatactAAAAATTTCATCAAACTTACCCTTTATAAAACTCTACCttgctaaatattttttttcgaaTTGAAATATTTTAGCATTCAAATCCACCCACCCGAAAAATTTGGTTATGTTGAGAGGCTTCAAGATGGATAATAATTTAGAATGTTATTGGACAAAAATGGGGAAATAAGTAATATATCCACCACCCGGAATTCTTTGTAATTGCATTTGAATCGCATAGTTATTCCTAAAGACTTGTTTAGTTGTAGAAAGAGGAGTTTAGAATGAGTGAGCTAGTATATATAGTTATCTCTTTAGTATGGTAATAAGACTCCATTAATGATTCAAAGGTCAGAATTCCAAGATTATACATGTACTTTGCAATTGAGGGTTACGTAAGAATTTTAAGCATGTACTCTCAAATATTGTTAAACAATGTAGATGGCAGGATTTCATGTATCTTAGACTAATCGTTTTTTCATTTGCCTTTATTGGACATGTCCAATTATCaatgttttcagtttttgttatGTACAGAATCAAAAAAACTGATATGACAGAGAAGCTAGAGctagaaaaaaagagataagaatAACAATATATGTCCACTTCTCCATTACTTTTTCCAAAATTCATTGTGCTATTAGttctaaatttctaaattaCAGGCACATAAAGAGACATGATgaccaaaaaatacaaaaaaaggcCAAATAAAGTCGTTCAtgtcattagaaaaataaattgagatTGGTTGGCTAGAATAGACCACTTGCATAAGTGAAGCCAAATCTTTCGATGGTTTTCCATTCTCATTGGACCAccagcttttcttttcttactgAAGAACCCTCACTTAAACTATGTCATGATGTGTTGTACCGTTTGCCATATCTATGGAATACAAAGGAAGCATTTTGGTAGAGTCGAATAAATATAGTAATgaggtaaaaatatatatttgcttgATGAGTCTCAAAGTTGAGTAAAGATTGGTATTTATAAAGAAGGTAGGCGTCGAATTTATTGTTAAGGTGATCTTAGAAAGTAAGTAAAAGTTACATATACGATTaagggaaaatatttttttagctcaatcaaaatgaatgataGTAATATTTAAGGGAAGATTAGGAACTCATGatataacaaatttgatttgtagaaaattgtaaatgattttgtttaggTATTAATATTATGCTCGAATATTTGGAGAATCAGCCACTTAGAGGATTCCAATTTCTAGTTGTATTAATTTCAAAAGGTAACTATATTTTAGCTACAATATATTATTGTTCCACTTTTTATGGTATGTACTATATAGGATTCGAGAATATGTTTATTTGAATGATGAAATAAGATTATTCACTCCATTTTTCATGGTAAGTAGCTTGTAATGGTTTAATTATTTCCTAATCagacgtttttttgtttttaattttgttagatAACTAATCCAAAGAATAAGCATTAAAATTAGGATCCGCGTCCTTTCCAGCCCAGATTCGAACGGGTTATCCTTGATCCGGATAGCTTTCTATATGGTCGCttaaatatccaaatttttAGCCTTTAAGACCATCTCgaatgtatatctctatttttttctctaaaatagagtaactaaAAAATAGAGCACTGTTTTtctccaatgtattactctattttcaactctaaaatagaat from Camelina sativa cultivar DH55 chromosome 3, Cs, whole genome shotgun sequence includes:
- the LOC104776607 gene encoding phosphate transporter PHO1 homolog 7-like translates to MKFGKDFVRQMIPEWQQAYLDYAGLKSILQEIQTSLKRSERSGVLKRKLSASRNFSSLTKRYSRSSSSWEPEIHDILVYATTGDDGFERYETTILEVAEAGRESELVFFKALDLEFDKVNHFYRSKVEEMVKEASVLNKQMDALIAFRIKVEQSSSSWNCSETVSVDMNAFIFKEQRKTLAEELGIKVEGNGSNGRDPTKESVPEVLSVLDHIRLNKTQETPLSTIKNVLKLSNQEELKFTRENLKKIEARLKNVFIVFYRKLRHLQNYSFLNTLAISKIMKKYDKIASRSAAKSYMEMVDKSYLTSSDEINKLMVRVESIFVEHFTGLNRSKGMNLLRPKVKKEKHRITFSTGFFVGCTVSLVVALVMFTHARNLLGAVGHSLYMETMFPLYSLFAFVVLHMIMYASNIYFWKRYRVNYPFIFGFKEGTELGYRHVLLLSFGLGTLALCAVLINLDMEMDPNTNDYKAMTELLPFFVLALVIAIFFCPFNIFYRSSRVFFLTVVFRCIAAPLYKVNLPDFFLADQLTSQVQALRSLEFYICYYGWGDFRHRQNTCRSSEVYSTFYFIVAVIPYWSRFLQCVRRWIEEKDSSQGYNALKYFLTVVAVCLRTAYSFNRAGNIWKIAAWVFSALATFYGTYWDIVFDWGLLHNPSKYWLREKLLVPHKSVYYIAMVLNIVLRLAWLQTVLDFNFLFLHRETMVALLAALEIIRRGIWNFFRLENEHLNNVGKFRAFKSVPLPFNYDEEEDGDS